From the Erpetoichthys calabaricus chromosome 12, fErpCal1.3, whole genome shotgun sequence genome, the window tatatatatatatatatatataaaaaagatcaCCCAGCTGAAGACGCAATATTATGTTGTTTCACAACATCATTGTTATATTATTACTGTAACATACAATAACtctaatataaaacacaataacaaatcttttttaaatagatatataatataaactaTTGAAACTGCTTAGAATCTCTCAGAACTACAAGAAAGAAACCTCCCACTACACTGGGTTTTTTGGTCTCATCCTTTTCGGGAGTTGGACGTCTGGGACggaactccgttagcagcggtgttattttaccttttttttttttactattatccaaaaatacactgtatttactgaactttaattaaagcaaatgcaagtatatacaagcatgagtagcAGAAAAAGGTCTTagaaggaaatggaaaaaaagacagctaaagcttcatttaAGTCtaaatagttcaagttcaaggtacggcctgcCAAAGACTaacctggaacagataggcaaAAGAATAGATCTCTGTTTGGGGGCAAAATGGAGGGGGAGAGCAAGCTATttataatcttttctttttatgcccacaattgtaagtgccaacacaacaataggcttcaaaGCAGTAACTCCTGGCAAAATTgcaaattaaggttaaagctatcttatgtaataatgtactatcttAATATAAGACTGCAAAAAGTCAGCAAaatttcagaagcaatgtctctatgagcTACCAATGAACTTGGTGAGCTGGAAAGTCAAAGGTcttaatcatgaattaaagagaaagaaactattctctcacctaacagatctaaatgccaagatagtatttgtACAGGAGAACaacttattaagcaaagatcagtttcCGTTGCAAAGATATTGAATTGGCctaatattccactccagctatacaaagaaaattagaggtgtgggaatcttaatacatacaaCAATTTTATTGGTAGAAcccagatgtagtatctgatgtTGAAGGACGATATGTGATAGTTACGGGTAACTTAttgtaattgtaaagtgattttgagcTACACACTCAATGTGGATGATACAGACttaatccaaaacgtatttgcatccattcctaatatgaacactcataaaattataatgaccagagactttaactgtgttttaaatctagaccagggacctcatgtataaatggtgcgtaggaacgtttccacactcaaatcgcaatgtataaaacctaaacttggcataaagccacgcacatttccacggtagctccaaccctggcgtacacaagttctccgcttggttttgcacaATGGCAAcacccagcttcaaagcagtgctaatgttcctatgtggttaccctttcttttttagatccacatccctgacgcggctttatcacatacactgaaattaactgcatattgtttattagtttaaggcagtGCTTCTCAAATAGTGGGGCGCGCCCCCGTGGCTCCGTCAAGGGGGGCGCGTTTGACCTTGGGgaacatgcttttttatttttctattttgatttttttttactgttctagaATAAAGTGCAATACCACTCCACTACATTAAGGGGCAGTGGCGCTCTCATTGGCAGAGTGTGCGCAGGGAGCATTCGCTCGGTGGTGTAGGGGTTTTGTTTGCACTGAGCATGCGCGCTTTGCACACAGTACAAAGTATGAGTATGAAGTGTAGACACGAAGTGTAGCAGACCCTCAAGtgacatcatgaaaaaatttTTAACAGGGATGAGAAGACAGgcggagaaagaagaagataaagagacAAACGAAAGTCTCCCGAAAGCTAAGACGAGGAAATATGACGAAGCGTATGTAGCGCTTGGCTTCACTGTGACTATGGTGGGAGACGAGGAAAGACCGGTGTGCTTACTGTGTCTAAAAATGTTGGCAGCGGACAGCATGAAGCCAAATAAATTAAGGCGTCACTTAAAGACATTACACCCTAATCACGCTGATAAGCCGCTTGAGTTTTTTCAGCGAAAACGTGTTGAATATTGCCAGCAATCATCCCGCTTTCTGACTGCTACTTCAGTAAACCAGCGAGCGTTGTTGGCATCATATAAGGTGGCGTACCAAATTGCTCAGTGCAAAAAACCCCACACCATAGCAGAAGAGCTGATACTGCCTGCAGTATTAGACATGGTCTCTGTCATGCTGGATGACGCaagtgctgcaaaaataaaaactatcccTCTGTCAAATGACACTGTTGCTAGACGTATAAATGACATTGCTGACGATCTTAAAGAACAGCTGGTAGAAAAACTCAAagataaacgttttgccttacaatTTGATGAAGCAATTGACAGCAACAAAGACTGTTTGTTTATTGCTTATGTAcgttttgaaatgacaaattcccTGTGTGAGGatctacttttttgtaaatatgtcagaGACAGAGCCACAGCCGAAGAGCTATTCAAAATGCTAGACTGCTTCCTGACTGAGAATGGGCTAAAGTGGGAGAACTGCATTGGTGTTTGCAGTGATGGTGCACAGACCATGGCAGGGATGAGAAAAGGACTTCGGACTCTCATAAAGAAGGCTTCACCTAATGCTGAGTGGACACACTGTATTTTACATAGAGAGGCACTGGCATCAAGGCACCTTTCCTCTGAATTAAGGGAGGTTATGACTGACATTGTAGGAGTAGTCAATTTAATAAAGACCAGACCACTAAAAACAAGAGTTTTCTCTGCTATCTGTGAGGAGATGGGAGCTGAACATCAAGCTGTGCTGTTTCACAGTGAAGCAAGGTGGCTGTCACGAGAAAAAGTGTTATCCCGAGTTTTTGAGCTCAGAGAAGAGATAAGAATGTTTTTGGAGCAGGAGCACAAGTATGAAGTTGCAAGAAAGTTTAGTGATGAGAACTTTCTGATGAAACTTGCTTACCTGAGTGACATATTTGGAAAGCTCAATGAActaaatctacagcttcaagggaAAAATCAACACCTCCCTCAGGTCACAGACAAGATCAACTCTTTCACTCGAAAGCTTGCAATGTGGGGCAGGCGACTTGATGAAGGAAATACTGTGTCATTTGAGAACTTGCAGGAATTTGTTGACACTACTGACTATGATGTCACCTCAGTGTTTCCATATTTCAAGCAGCATATTTCATCACTGATGGGATTCTTTACAAAGTACTTCCCTAAAAACAGTTCCCAGTATGACTGGGTGAGAGATCCTTTTAATGCACCAGCTCCAACTGGTTTTAGCTTTGCAGAGAAGGAGCAGTTCATAGAAATCACATCTGACTCCATATTGAGACTAAGTTTCACATCCCAGACACTGAGTGAATTCTGGCTGAATGTGGAGAAGCAATATCCACTCTTAGGACAAAGAGCTGTGCACattcttcttccatttgcaacttcTTACTTGTGTGAGactggcttctctgctgttgctgCTCTGAAAAGCAAATACAGGTCCCGGCTACACATTGAGAAGGAGCTGAGAGTTGCTGTGTCCTGCTTCAAACCCCGCTTCGAAAAGCTGTGCATTGCAAAACGTGCTCATTGTAGCCATTAATCCAGACATCATCTCTGATTAAAAAATCAGCtcagattattttatatatttttgttttgcaggttaaagtttttttaatattgtgctccTGAGTAAATGTTGGTGATCAGtttgaatgcattattatttattgattttatgtatttttt encodes:
- the LOC127529962 gene encoding zinc finger BED domain-containing protein 5-like → MRRQAEKEEDKETNESLPKAKTRKYDEAYVALGFTVTMVGDEERPVCLLCLKMLAADSMKPNKLRRHLKTLHPNHADKPLEFFQRKRVEYCQQSSRFLTATSVNQRALLASYKVAYQIAQCKKPHTIAEELILPAVLDMVSVMLDDASAAKIKTIPLSNDTVARRINDIADDLKEQLVEKLKDKRFALQFDEAIDSNKDCLFIAYVRFEMTNSLCEDLLFCKYVRDRATAEELFKMLDCFLTENGLKWENCIGVCSDGAQTMAGMRKGLRTLIKKASPNAEWTHCILHREALASRHLSSELREVMTDIVGVVNLIKTRPLKTRVFSAICEEMGAEHQAVLFHSEARWLSREKVLSRVFELREEIRMFLEQEHKYEVARKFSDENFLMKLAYLSDIFGKLNELNLQLQGKNQHLPQVTDKINSFTRKLAMWGRRLDEGNTVSFENLQEFVDTTDYDVTSVFPYFKQHISSLMGFFTKYFPKNSSQYDWVRDPFNAPAPTGFSFAEKEQFIEITSDSILRLSFTSQTLSEFWLNVEKQYPLLGQRAVHILLPFATSYLCETGFSAVAALKSKYRSRLHIEKELRVAVSCFKPRFEKLCIAKRAHCSH